Proteins from one Gemmatimonadaceae bacterium genomic window:
- a CDS encoding ABC transporter permease, with product MIRQGIRRVLWLALRRRDRWEREVEEEIKIHLALRAEQLIDEGRSPDAAYAEAVRRFGPLHDARARLLQAARHREERMQRTEYLDDLRQDTSFALRGLARQKMWTVVTVITLALGIGATTAVFSVVSTLLLHPLPYPHADRIVYVNQQPSGGNNTGIQVTITPSAPVMRAWMQSSRSFETLLGSTLGPKRLKTQSGEPSTIMAEAVFPSFTDFTGMRPMLGRMFTNADIESGGRVAVVSESFWRDRLDGSRDVLGKVLTLNDSTYAIVGVMHDIRLANGSQPTAVWLPLDVRNDALGMSVIGRLRPGATPATAAKELDSIFARSAGFTGGKIPFRAVVTTPAQRVAFRDSLIMLAAAVGLVLLVACANVAHLLLARSATRQRELAIRAALGAGRGRLLRQLLTESLLLSGIGTLAGLFVGWAGLHALIAKRPNSLRTLQQAHLDGTTLAIGIGIALVSGAFFAIISAVQASRHATHDALKAGSLATAGGTRRHGRGRALLVVSEMGLAAMLLVGAVLLVRSVSSLQNTNLGFEPRGLYTFNVPLKAPSLASDAAKREALAGFLARLHQLPTVRSASAASVAPGSRWFSIGRLEIGGEAPPPHESSSFIDINKVQPGYFATMGIHIVEGRVFSDTTDAGHQVMVNESFARKHWARGTAVGRRLRIAQTDSEPWLTIAGVVNDAQTNGPIAESTAPMLYVPLDKIGDQVVVLARVAGDAGSLAPATAYLKELGIKRPAPPESVLQRVSASIATPRYVTMLLTIFTALALMLTSVGLYGVMSYTVAQQTREIGIRVALGANGGRIARAVVGRAAALAVCGAVVGLIAAVWGTKLIETQLHGVTRLDPLSFTVGGVVLIGAALAACIVPTRRALSVDPVTAIRAD from the coding sequence ATGATTCGCCAGGGTATTCGCCGCGTCCTCTGGCTCGCGCTGCGCCGGCGCGACCGCTGGGAACGCGAAGTCGAGGAGGAGATCAAGATCCACCTCGCACTGCGGGCCGAGCAACTCATCGACGAAGGTCGCTCGCCCGACGCCGCGTATGCCGAGGCGGTTCGCCGCTTTGGTCCGCTCCACGACGCACGCGCCCGATTACTCCAAGCCGCACGCCACCGCGAGGAACGCATGCAGCGCACCGAATACCTGGACGATCTCCGGCAGGATACGAGCTTCGCGCTGCGGGGCCTCGCGCGACAGAAGATGTGGACCGTCGTCACCGTGATCACGCTCGCGCTGGGCATCGGTGCGACGACGGCGGTGTTCAGCGTCGTGAGCACGCTGCTGCTGCATCCCCTGCCCTATCCGCACGCGGATCGCATCGTCTACGTCAATCAGCAGCCGAGCGGCGGCAACAACACCGGCATTCAAGTCACCATCACGCCGTCGGCGCCGGTGATGCGCGCGTGGATGCAAAGCTCGCGCAGCTTCGAGACGCTGCTTGGATCGACACTCGGACCCAAGCGGCTGAAGACACAGAGCGGCGAGCCAAGCACCATCATGGCGGAAGCGGTGTTTCCGTCGTTCACGGACTTCACAGGCATGCGCCCCATGCTTGGCCGGATGTTCACGAACGCTGACATCGAGAGCGGCGGCCGCGTCGCCGTGGTCAGCGAATCCTTCTGGCGCGACCGACTCGACGGAAGTCGCGACGTGCTCGGCAAAGTGCTCACGCTCAACGATTCGACGTACGCGATCGTCGGCGTGATGCACGACATCCGCCTCGCGAACGGGTCGCAGCCTACAGCCGTGTGGCTTCCGCTCGACGTCCGCAATGATGCGCTCGGCATGTCGGTGATCGGACGCTTGCGGCCCGGGGCTACGCCCGCAACCGCGGCGAAGGAGCTTGATTCGATCTTCGCGCGCTCGGCGGGATTTACTGGCGGTAAAATCCCATTCCGTGCCGTCGTCACGACGCCGGCGCAACGCGTCGCGTTCCGCGACTCGTTGATCATGCTCGCCGCGGCGGTCGGTCTGGTGTTGCTCGTGGCATGCGCGAATGTCGCGCATCTCTTGCTCGCGCGCAGCGCGACCCGGCAGCGCGAGCTCGCGATCCGCGCCGCACTCGGCGCCGGGCGTGGCCGATTGCTCCGGCAATTACTCACCGAGAGCTTGCTGCTGAGTGGGATCGGCACACTCGCCGGGCTGTTCGTCGGCTGGGCCGGGCTCCACGCGCTCATCGCGAAGCGGCCAAACTCGCTGCGGACGCTTCAGCAAGCGCACCTCGACGGGACGACGCTCGCGATCGGCATCGGCATCGCGCTGGTGAGCGGCGCCTTCTTCGCGATCATCAGCGCCGTGCAGGCATCGCGGCACGCGACGCACGATGCGCTCAAAGCCGGCTCGCTCGCGACGGCGGGCGGCACGCGCCGCCATGGCCGCGGTCGTGCGCTGCTCGTCGTGAGTGAGATGGGTCTCGCGGCGATGCTGCTCGTCGGCGCGGTGTTGCTGGTGCGCAGCGTGAGCAGTTTACAGAATACGAATCTCGGATTCGAGCCACGGGGCCTGTACACGTTCAACGTTCCGCTGAAGGCGCCGTCGCTGGCGAGCGACGCGGCGAAGCGCGAAGCGCTCGCCGGATTCCTCGCTCGGCTGCATCAGCTTCCGACGGTACGCAGCGCGAGCGCCGCCAGTGTCGCTCCAGGCTCGCGCTGGTTCAGCATCGGACGCCTGGAAATTGGCGGCGAAGCGCCGCCGCCGCACGAAAGCTCGTCGTTCATCGACATCAACAAGGTGCAGCCGGGCTATTTCGCGACGATGGGCATTCACATCGTCGAAGGCCGCGTGTTCTCGGACACGACCGACGCCGGCCATCAGGTGATGGTGAACGAGAGCTTCGCGCGAAAGCACTGGGCACGTGGAACCGCGGTCGGTCGGCGATTGCGCATCGCGCAGACTGACTCCGAGCCGTGGCTCACGATCGCCGGCGTGGTCAACGATGCGCAGACGAACGGGCCGATCGCCGAATCGACGGCGCCGATGCTGTACGTGCCGCTCGACAAGATCGGAGACCAGGTCGTGGTGCTCGCCCGCGTCGCGGGAGACGCAGGGTCGCTCGCCCCGGCGACGGCATATCTGAAGGAGCTGGGCATCAAGCGTCCTGCGCCACCCGAGTCCGTGTTGCAGCGAGTGTCGGCGTCGATCGCCACGCCGCGCTACGTGACGATGTTGCTGACGATCTTCACCGCGCTCGCGCTCATGCTGACCAGTGTCGGTCTCTATGGCGTGATGTCGTACACGGTGGCGCAGCAGACGCGCGAGATCGGCATTCGCGTCGCCCTCGGCGCGAACGGCGGCCGAATCGCGCGGGCGGTGGTCGGCCGGGCCGCGGCACTCGCGGTCTGCGGCGCCGTCGTCGGCTTGATCGCCGCGGTGTGGGGGACCAAGCTGATCGAAACACAGCTCCACGGCGTGACGCGCCTGGACCCGCTGTCGTTCACCGTCGGCGGCGTCGTGTTGATCGGCGCGGCGCTCGCGGCGTGTATCGTGCCGACGCGGCGCGCGCTGTCGGTGGATCCGGTGACGGCGATTCGGGCTGATTAG
- a CDS encoding PQQ-dependent sugar dehydrogenase yields the protein MLARCRSLVAAAFCVGAITACGSDSTPPIVTARVDVTAPNASLIVGATEQLAAVARTSDGSAVTAATFTWTSDNVQVASVSASGLLTAVGAGSTTIHATSGGASGSVAITVTPQPVATVAIRADTSTFTIGDTRTLVVTVKDANGNDLTGRTVTFTSSDTSVATVRTGGVLTAVSPGSVTITAQSEGKSGTATFTVVRGALPHLALQLIASGVSGRFMSAPPGDSRLFLGTVDGRIFIIQNDQILPDPFLDLRDRVNKGVNGLYAFAFHPQYAKNGFIYVDYVDTLFNNRVERFTVSSDPNKVSTSTAQPIIEIDHPPPFDHYGGWMAFGPDGKLFISTGDGGAGDSENAQNKNLLLGKILRLDVDGGTPYAVPADNPFVGVANVKPEIWAYGLRNPFRDSFDRVTGTLYVADVGEDDWEEVNAVSPTRAGDDFGWNKLEATHCSPESTTGCSDPGSIVPVLEYSHPGRPGALTSTHPTGCSVTGGYVYRGNKLPALRGSYFYADFCAGWIRSFRLQNGVPVDAQQWFDNVGSIMSFAEDGAGELYVMTFEGKIYRIVPGP from the coding sequence ATGTTGGCTCGTTGTCGATCCCTCGTCGCCGCCGCGTTCTGCGTCGGCGCGATCACGGCGTGCGGAAGTGATTCCACGCCGCCCATCGTGACCGCGCGCGTCGACGTGACGGCGCCAAACGCGTCGCTCATCGTCGGCGCCACCGAGCAGTTGGCAGCCGTCGCGCGAACGAGCGATGGATCGGCGGTTACCGCCGCGACTTTCACGTGGACTTCCGACAACGTGCAGGTCGCGTCGGTCAGCGCCAGCGGCCTGCTGACCGCGGTTGGTGCGGGCAGCACGACCATTCACGCGACGAGCGGCGGAGCCAGCGGGAGCGTCGCGATTACGGTCACGCCGCAGCCCGTCGCCACCGTCGCCATTCGCGCTGATACCAGCACATTCACGATCGGCGACACGCGGACGCTGGTCGTCACGGTCAAGGATGCCAACGGCAACGATCTCACCGGACGCACCGTGACGTTCACGAGCTCCGATACCTCGGTCGCGACGGTGCGCACCGGCGGTGTGCTGACTGCCGTCTCACCGGGCAGCGTGACCATCACCGCGCAGTCCGAAGGCAAGAGCGGCACGGCGACGTTCACCGTCGTGCGTGGCGCACTGCCGCATCTCGCGCTGCAGCTGATCGCGAGCGGCGTCAGCGGACGATTCATGTCCGCGCCACCCGGCGACTCGCGCTTGTTCCTGGGGACGGTCGACGGGCGCATCTTCATCATTCAAAATGACCAGATCCTTCCCGATCCGTTCCTCGATCTTCGCGACCGCGTCAACAAAGGTGTGAACGGCCTGTACGCGTTCGCGTTTCACCCGCAGTACGCGAAGAACGGATTCATTTATGTGGATTACGTCGACACGCTGTTCAACAACCGTGTCGAGCGCTTCACGGTGTCGAGCGATCCGAACAAGGTGAGCACCTCGACGGCGCAGCCGATCATCGAGATCGATCATCCGCCGCCGTTCGATCATTACGGTGGGTGGATGGCGTTCGGTCCGGACGGAAAGCTCTTCATCTCGACGGGCGACGGCGGCGCCGGCGACTCGGAGAACGCGCAGAACAAGAACCTCTTGCTCGGAAAGATCCTGCGGCTCGACGTCGATGGCGGTACGCCGTACGCGGTGCCCGCCGACAATCCGTTCGTCGGCGTCGCGAACGTGAAGCCCGAGATCTGGGCGTACGGACTTCGTAATCCGTTCCGGGATTCGTTCGACCGCGTGACCGGCACCCTCTACGTTGCGGATGTGGGCGAAGACGACTGGGAAGAAGTGAACGCCGTCTCGCCGACACGCGCGGGCGACGACTTTGGCTGGAACAAGCTCGAGGCCACGCATTGCTCGCCCGAGAGCACCACCGGCTGCAGCGATCCGGGCTCCATCGTGCCGGTGTTAGAGTATTCTCATCCCGGCCGTCCCGGCGCCTTGACGTCGACGCACCCGACCGGCTGCTCCGTCACCGGCGGGTACGTCTATCGCGGCAACAAGCTTCCCGCGCTTCGCGGCAGCTACTTCTATGCGGACTTCTGCGCCGGCTGGATTCGGAGCTTCCGGCTTCAAAATGGCGTTCCCGTGGATGCACAGCAGTGGTTCGACAACGTCGGGTCGATCATGTCGTTTGCGGAAGACGGTGCGGGCGAGCTATATGTAATGACGTTCGAGGGAAAGATTTATCGAATTGTCCCGGGGCCGTAG
- a CDS encoding cytochrome c biogenesis protein CcdA, which translates to MRVMAPDVGAHRIIVAALIGMSVARPSIGRAQEHPIAITARVAGSSAVRPGGRLSLVVRAEIPKGWHLYGLTEPPGGPIATSIDIGPSMFAGVAGPVGAPKPVVAMDPNFQLETSTYDDSATFTVPVTIDPIARGKFALLVRVGYQTCNARYCLPPREDTARVDVRVEGTPVAGSVAGGGGVQGASASAPITEHGTSGRENLLLFVWLAATMGALSLLTPCVFPMVPITISYFSTRASGRRGRAVADAALYALGIVGAFTGLGLGMSIAFGTAALSRFAANPWLNLAIAALFVAFAFSLFGAVDLALPSKVINRVDALSRANRFGRAGTTLLIGATFALTSFTCTAPLVGTLLVSATQGNWRWPAIGLFVFSCVFALPFLVLALVPRALTRLPRSGAWMVALKGTLAFLELGAALKFLSNADLVSGWGVFTRGVVLAVWAALALLLAGYLSGVRVGVRGLTFSRTRYWVGAAVAVVAGVFFASGIGGRRLGEAEAFLPPAGSGASGIVRSRELIWRIDDYEGALAEARATGRPVLIDFTGYTCTNCRWMEANMFPREDVRAQLGRFVRVRLFTDGRTERDREQQLFEQGRFNTVALPLYAIIDASGTPERTFLGMTRSAAEFIRFLNGTGQRAGSASN; encoded by the coding sequence ATGCGAGTGATGGCACCTGACGTCGGTGCGCACCGCATAATTGTCGCCGCGCTCATTGGAATGTCAGTCGCGCGGCCGTCCATCGGTCGCGCGCAGGAACATCCGATCGCCATCACCGCCCGCGTCGCCGGCTCGAGTGCCGTGCGGCCGGGCGGTCGCCTTTCGCTGGTGGTTCGCGCCGAGATTCCGAAAGGCTGGCATCTGTACGGCCTGACGGAGCCGCCCGGCGGCCCGATCGCGACCTCGATCGACATTGGCCCGTCCATGTTCGCCGGAGTCGCCGGTCCGGTCGGCGCGCCGAAGCCGGTCGTGGCGATGGACCCGAACTTTCAGCTCGAGACCTCGACGTACGACGATAGCGCGACGTTCACCGTTCCGGTGACGATCGATCCGATCGCGCGCGGCAAATTCGCGCTGCTCGTTCGCGTCGGCTATCAAACGTGCAACGCGCGATACTGCTTGCCTCCACGCGAGGACACGGCGCGGGTCGACGTGCGGGTCGAGGGCACCCCGGTCGCCGGGTCTGTCGCGGGCGGCGGCGGCGTGCAGGGAGCATCAGCATCCGCGCCCATCACGGAACACGGGACCTCCGGCCGCGAGAATCTGCTGCTCTTCGTGTGGTTGGCGGCGACGATGGGCGCGCTGTCGCTCCTTACGCCATGCGTGTTCCCGATGGTGCCCATCACCATCTCGTATTTCAGCACGCGTGCGTCGGGGCGCCGCGGCCGCGCGGTTGCGGACGCCGCGCTGTACGCGCTCGGCATCGTGGGCGCGTTTACGGGATTGGGGCTCGGCATGTCGATCGCGTTCGGGACCGCAGCGCTCAGCCGATTCGCGGCGAACCCGTGGCTCAACCTCGCGATCGCCGCCCTGTTCGTGGCGTTCGCGTTCAGTTTGTTCGGAGCGGTCGATCTCGCGCTCCCGTCAAAGGTGATCAATCGCGTCGACGCGTTGTCGCGCGCGAATCGGTTCGGGCGCGCCGGCACCACGTTGCTGATCGGCGCGACGTTCGCGTTGACGTCGTTCACCTGTACGGCGCCGCTCGTCGGCACGCTGCTCGTGTCGGCGACACAGGGCAACTGGCGGTGGCCCGCGATCGGCTTGTTCGTGTTCTCGTGTGTCTTCGCGCTGCCATTCCTCGTGCTGGCGCTCGTGCCGCGGGCACTGACGCGACTGCCGCGAAGTGGCGCCTGGATGGTCGCTCTCAAGGGAACGCTGGCGTTTCTCGAGTTGGGCGCCGCGCTCAAATTTCTGTCGAACGCCGATCTGGTGAGTGGCTGGGGCGTGTTCACCCGCGGCGTCGTGCTCGCGGTGTGGGCGGCGCTCGCGCTGCTGCTAGCGGGATATTTGTCCGGGGTGCGCGTCGGTGTCCGCGGGCTAACGTTCTCTCGTACGCGCTACTGGGTTGGTGCGGCCGTCGCAGTCGTCGCTGGAGTGTTCTTTGCTTCGGGCATCGGTGGCCGGCGCCTGGGCGAAGCGGAGGCGTTTCTGCCGCCCGCGGGGTCCGGCGCCAGCGGGATCGTTCGGTCCCGCGAGCTGATCTGGCGCATCGATGATTACGAGGGCGCGCTCGCCGAGGCGCGCGCGACGGGGCGACCGGTCTTGATCGATTTCACGGGCTACACGTGCACGAACTGCCGCTGGATGGAAGCGAACATGTTCCCGCGCGAGGACGTTCGTGCGCAGCTGGGACGTTTCGTGCGTGTGCGATTGTTCACCGACGGCCGCACCGAGCGCGACCGCGAGCAACAGCTCTTCGAGCAAGGCCGGTTCAATACGGTGGCGCTTCCGCTGTACGCCATCATCGACGCGTCCGGAACGCCCGAGCGAACCTTCCTCGGCATGACGCGCAGCGCGGCGGAGTTCATCCGCTTCCTGAACGGCACCGGCCAGCGCGCAGGCAGCGCGTCGAACTGA
- the thrS gene encoding threonine--tRNA ligase, producing the protein MIDRPADSEEKQLTLTLPDGSQRTVPAGTLPSEVVKSIGERLLQAAVAVEVNGAIQDLVTPLRASGSFKVLTDRDRHALDVLRHSAAHILATAVRRLRPDAKIGFGPSIDDGFYYDFEVAEPFTPDDITAFENEMRKVTAEKYPFVRDEVNRAEAQKRFADDPLKLERLSELGDDEVISTYTDGPFIDLCRGPHVPDTSRLKHFKLTHTAGAYWRGDSKRQMLQRIYGTAFFKKEDLDAHLARIEEAKKRDHRLLGKQLDLFMMHQFSPGAVFWTERGTVLFNALNDFIRERQRDDFKEIKTPLLYNKGLWEISGHWGKYRENMFLVLDTETGEHDFSLKPMNCPSHYLLYQSHKHSYRELPLRYVTFDVLHRNEVTGALSGLTRVRQFQQDDCHVFIREDQIASEVAFLLQFILGYYATFGLSATVKFATRPEVRIGSDELWDRAESALKAALESTGHEFELKPGDGAFYGPKIDFDVTDSIGRPWQLGTIQLDYNAPERFELTYVGEDNAAHRPVVIHRAVSGSLERFIAILIEHFAGAFPVWLAPEQVRVLPITDDYREYAEAVQKRLHDAGVRVHLDARSETLKYRVAEGARMKVPYMLVVGKREAEQGTVAVNVRGAGKEQKPNSISLDTFVQRVVEENRTRALTLSAHASDGT; encoded by the coding sequence ATGATCGATCGTCCCGCTGACTCCGAAGAAAAGCAATTAACCCTCACGCTGCCCGACGGTTCGCAGCGCACGGTGCCCGCCGGCACGCTCCCCTCGGAAGTCGTCAAGTCGATTGGCGAACGCCTCTTGCAGGCCGCCGTCGCGGTCGAAGTCAACGGCGCCATTCAGGATCTCGTCACGCCGCTGCGCGCGAGTGGCTCGTTCAAGGTGCTCACCGACCGCGATCGGCACGCACTCGACGTTCTGCGCCACTCGGCCGCGCACATCCTCGCGACGGCCGTCAGGCGCCTGCGCCCCGACGCGAAGATCGGATTCGGTCCCTCGATCGATGACGGCTTCTACTACGACTTCGAGGTCGCCGAGCCGTTCACACCGGACGACATAACGGCGTTCGAGAACGAGATGCGCAAAGTCACGGCGGAGAAGTATCCGTTTGTCCGCGACGAGGTGAATCGCGCCGAAGCACAGAAACGCTTCGCCGACGATCCGCTCAAGCTCGAGCGGCTCTCGGAGCTCGGCGACGATGAAGTCATCTCGACGTACACGGATGGTCCGTTCATCGACCTGTGTCGCGGCCCGCACGTGCCCGATACGTCCCGGCTCAAGCACTTCAAGCTGACGCATACGGCTGGCGCCTATTGGCGCGGCGACTCGAAGCGTCAGATGCTGCAGCGCATCTACGGCACGGCCTTCTTCAAGAAGGAAGATCTGGACGCGCACTTGGCCCGCATCGAAGAGGCGAAGAAGCGCGACCATCGCCTGCTGGGCAAGCAGCTCGACTTGTTCATGATGCACCAGTTCTCGCCCGGCGCGGTGTTCTGGACCGAGCGGGGTACGGTGTTGTTCAACGCGCTGAATGATTTCATTCGCGAGCGCCAGCGCGACGACTTCAAGGAGATCAAGACGCCGCTGCTCTACAACAAGGGGCTGTGGGAGATCTCGGGGCACTGGGGCAAGTACCGCGAGAACATGTTCCTCGTGCTCGATACCGAGACGGGCGAGCATGACTTCTCGCTCAAGCCGATGAACTGTCCGTCGCACTACTTGCTCTATCAGTCGCACAAGCATTCCTATCGCGAGCTGCCGCTGCGGTACGTGACGTTCGACGTGCTGCACCGGAACGAAGTGACGGGCGCGTTGTCCGGCCTCACGCGCGTGCGCCAGTTTCAGCAGGACGACTGTCACGTCTTCATCCGCGAAGATCAAATCGCGAGCGAAGTCGCGTTTCTGTTGCAGTTCATCCTCGGCTACTACGCGACGTTCGGCCTGAGCGCGACGGTGAAGTTTGCGACGCGCCCCGAGGTGCGCATCGGCAGCGACGAGTTGTGGGATCGCGCGGAGTCGGCGCTCAAGGCGGCACTCGAGAGCACGGGGCACGAGTTCGAGCTCAAGCCGGGCGACGGCGCGTTCTACGGGCCGAAGATCGACTTCGACGTCACCGATTCGATCGGCCGCCCATGGCAGCTGGGGACGATTCAGCTCGACTACAACGCGCCCGAACGGTTCGAGCTCACGTACGTCGGCGAGGACAACGCGGCGCATCGTCCGGTGGTGATTCACCGGGCGGTCAGTGGCTCGCTCGAGCGGTTCATTGCGATTCTCATCGAGCATTTCGCGGGGGCGTTCCCGGTGTGGCTCGCGCCCGAGCAGGTCCGCGTGCTGCCGATCACGGACGACTATCGTGAATACGCCGAAGCGGTGCAGAAGCGATTACATGACGCGGGCGTGCGCGTTCATCTCGACGCACGCTCGGAGACGCTCAAGTACCGCGTGGCCGAGGGCGCGAGAATGAAAGTCCCGTACATGCTGGTCGTCGGAAAACGAGAAGCGGAACAGGGGACCGTGGCCGTCAATGTGCGCGGCGCGGGCAAGGAGCAGAAGCCCAACTCGATCTCGCTCGACACGTTCGTGCAACGCGTCGTCGAGGAGAATCGGACGCGCGCGCTGACGCTGAGCGCGCATGCGAGTGATGGCACCTGA
- a CDS encoding BON domain-containing protein, which yields MSPFRYREEESSSTGTILGVLAGAVAGFAVGMIVAQRVGGFSGLKSKIARRGEQMRDSAQSFRERYATADDEGEDEFEDYESDDFEGGDYDAGLEERVLEAYRNDPILSERAIDIGSISDGVIELAGWVEDESEAQHAVTVARGVPGVDTVVNRIAIGDEERRFEEAARRVREGDPSLTEAHWEGGQVGTGRRRQGSSDEPDRHASPKVPLEDRWMRADDAVRNAADDVEGLAERRSRSKKSVRGDRTGGAPVAPTGVPKGDHVANPLEADRQAARIDATKDSGGAQTESSDRY from the coding sequence ATGTCACCGTTCCGCTATCGTGAGGAGGAATCCTCATCCACCGGCACCATACTCGGCGTCCTGGCTGGCGCCGTGGCGGGATTCGCCGTCGGGATGATCGTGGCGCAACGCGTGGGCGGCTTCAGTGGCCTCAAGTCGAAGATCGCGCGCCGCGGTGAGCAGATGCGCGACAGCGCCCAATCGTTCCGCGAGCGCTACGCGACCGCCGACGACGAAGGCGAGGACGAATTCGAGGATTACGAGTCCGACGACTTCGAGGGCGGCGACTACGACGCGGGACTCGAGGAGCGGGTGCTCGAGGCCTATCGCAACGATCCCATTCTCTCAGAGCGCGCGATCGACATCGGCTCGATCTCCGACGGTGTGATCGAGCTCGCGGGCTGGGTCGAAGACGAGAGCGAGGCGCAGCACGCCGTGACCGTTGCCCGCGGCGTCCCGGGCGTGGACACCGTGGTGAATCGCATTGCGATCGGCGACGAAGAGCGGCGGTTCGAGGAAGCCGCGCGTCGCGTGCGTGAAGGCGATCCTTCGTTGACCGAAGCGCACTGGGAAGGCGGCCAAGTGGGAACGGGCCGCCGCCGCCAGGGTAGCTCCGACGAGCCTGACCGTCACGCCAGTCCTAAGGTTCCGCTCGAGGATCGCTGGATGCGCGCGGACGACGCGGTGCGCAACGCCGCAGACGACGTCGAAGGTTTGGCCGAACGTCGCTCGCGGTCGAAGAAGTCCGTGCGTGGCGATCGCACGGGCGGCGCGCCCGTCGCGCCGACCGGTGTCCCCAAGGGGGACCACGTTGCGAATCCGCTCGAGGCGGACAGACAAGCGGCACGAATCGACGCCACCAAGGACTCGGGTGGCGCGCAGACCGAGAGCTCGGATCGATATTGA